In Ferroplasma sp., a single window of DNA contains:
- a CDS encoding HD domain-containing protein, with the protein MIIMYKIIQDPVNGPIKIEGIFNEIVDSKYFQRLRYIKQLGLCNTVFPGANHTRFEHSLGSMFLAKELMEALGIESNIPVLAALLHDIGHMPFSHGIEEEFHSLYGVVHEDITEKIITGSAQYDDSDIPDILKKYGYDPKDIADVATGTSKNYPLFSEMVSGPIDVDEIDYLRRDALFCGVTMGQIDYKRLFNTVMVDDNKLVGVEKSIPTIESIIITRILMFNTVYFHKTCRIAQKMLGYAYIDMEDRSREDIKLNDFEFMEKIRVGNSSYMLKRIMNRELFKVSYRASYTKEKVECVKEALKTFNPHDYILDIVPPLYFSGKGRIKNYATVYFGGRKQDITDVSSMAMALSGEMENRQIIVSCTENIYIKVRSILNEFNLENRNG; encoded by the coding sequence ATGATTATTATGTACAAGATTATCCAGGATCCTGTAAACGGACCGATAAAAATAGAGGGGATATTCAACGAAATAGTTGATTCAAAGTATTTTCAGAGGTTACGGTATATAAAGCAGCTAGGTTTATGCAATACCGTATTTCCCGGGGCAAATCACACAAGATTTGAACATTCCCTCGGATCCATGTTTCTTGCTAAAGAACTTATGGAAGCTCTGGGAATTGAAAGCAATATTCCAGTCCTTGCTGCTTTGCTCCACGATATAGGGCATATGCCATTCAGCCATGGAATAGAAGAGGAGTTTCACAGCCTTTACGGGGTGGTTCATGAAGATATCACAGAGAAAATCATTACAGGATCAGCACAGTATGATGATAGCGATATACCTGATATATTGAAAAAATACGGATATGATCCGAAAGATATAGCAGATGTTGCTACAGGCACATCAAAAAACTACCCGCTGTTTTCTGAAATGGTCAGCGGACCCATAGATGTGGATGAAATAGATTACCTAAGAAGGGATGCACTCTTCTGTGGCGTAACAATGGGACAGATCGATTACAAGAGATTATTCAATACCGTAATGGTGGATGATAATAAGCTGGTGGGGGTTGAAAAATCTATACCAACAATTGAATCCATTATAATAACCAGAATCCTGATGTTCAATACTGTCTATTTCCATAAAACGTGCAGAATAGCACAGAAAATGCTAGGATATGCATATATTGATATGGAAGACAGAAGCAGGGAGGATATAAAGCTAAATGATTTTGAATTTATGGAGAAAATCAGGGTCGGGAATTCCTCATATATGTTAAAACGCATCATGAACCGTGAACTGTTTAAGGTTTCTTATAGGGCAAGTTACACCAAAGAAAAAGTGGAATGCGTTAAGGAGGCTCTGAAAACGTTCAATCCTCATGACTATATATTAGATATAGTGCCACCTCTTTATTTTTCAGGCAAGGGCAGAATAAAGAATTATGCTACAGTATACTTTGGTGGCAGAAAACAGGATATCACTGATGTTTCCTCTATGGCAATGGCACTTTCAGGTGAAATGGAAAACAGGCAGATTATTGTATCGTGTACTGAAAATATATATATCAAAGTAAGGAGCATTCTTAATGAGTTTAACCTGGAAAACAGAAATGGATAG